The Amycolatopsis umgeniensis DNA segment ACTGCCGCGCCGCGCTGGAGATCTTTCGCGAACTGGGGGACCTCGCCGAACAGGGCACGGCGCTGCTCAACCTCGGTTCGGCACTCAACTGGCTGCGCCGGTTCGCCGAGGCTGTCGAGCCGCTGCGCGAAGCCGTCCGGTTGTACGAGTCGGTCGGTGACGACCTGTCCACCGCGATGGCACTCAACAACCTCGCGGACACGTTCGTCGGGCTCGGCCGCCACGAAGAGGCGAGTGGACCCGCCCAGCGAGCCCTCGACACCTTTCGCGAAGGGAAGGAACCCTCGCGGATCGTCGCCGGTCTGGAGACCATCGCCGCCGTACAGGCGGGGTCGGGTGATCATCGCGGCGCCGCCGCGACGTACCGGGAAGCCGTCGACCTCGTCGAGGAGTTCCACGTGACGAGGCTGGCGGTGCCGCTACGGGTCGGCTTGGGGCACGCGCTGCTCGCGGGTGGCGACGTCGATCAAGCTCACCGAGTATGGCGGGAGGCCTACGACAGGTCCCTTCGCGACGGCGATGAAACCGTCGCCGCCGAGATCCGGGCACTGCTTTCCGCGCACGTCAGGCCCACAGCGGGGTAGCCGCGTCCGCCTGCTCGCCCGGACGACAGCGTCGTGCAAGCGCGATGACAGAGGCCGTCGCGTTTCCCGCCCTACGGTCCTGTCCGAGCGATGCGTTCCGCCCCCCGACGGCGGGAGCACACGGTCACGTTTTGCCGCACTCGTACCGGGGAGGGCGGGGGCGGCGAACGATCGTGGCGTTCATGGTGGCCGCGGTGGCGCAGGGTTTCGTGCAAGGGGGTGGCGCCACCGCGGCCGCAGTACCGGCCGAGGCTCCAGCTGCGGCGATGTCACCCCTAGGGTTCACACCATGCCCACGACGCCCCGATCGCTCGTCGGAGGGCGCGACGAGATCACGGCACTCCTCGCCCTCGTCCGCGCGGCGGAACGAGGTGAGGGCGGCGTGCTCGTCCTCCGCGGCGAACCGGGGATCGGCGAGAGCGCGTTGCTGGAGCACGTCGAACACGCGGCGCTGCATCAGCTTTGCCTTCCGGTGCTGGCGCAGCTCGACACGTTGTCCGCACACCTACGACCGCTTGACCATGCAGGAGATGCACAGGCCGCGGTTCGCGCCCGTGCCGTCCTGGACAAGGCTCAGGGCCACGGCGGAATCCATTTCGCGGGGCATTACCTGCAAGACATAGACAGCCAGGAGTCGGCCCTCACAAGCGCCATCGCGACCGTTCGGCACCTCGCACCCGAAAGCCCGCGCCTCGAGAATCTCGTCCACTCTTAGGACACAAGGAAACCGCCTGGTGAGCCACGTCGCGGGCAGGCGAAAACCTTTTGGGCACGCCCAATCGAGCGTATGTACACAATGGACTGAACAGGTCGAAGTGGGACGATTTGCCTACCGGCACGCCCGGTGTGTGGCACGATCCGGGGTCGTCACAGTCGCCTTTCCTGGAGGGTTCGCAGTGCGGTCGTACGACGTTTTGGCCGAATCGGTCGCACCGCCGGCGGTCGTGTGGGCGGTGTTGCTGGACCCGGGAACGTGGCCTGCCTGGTCGGGAGCCGGTGAACTGGACGTCAGCGGTTCGGCCGGTCTCTCGTCGGACGAGCGTGGAAAGGTAAGCGCCATCTGGGCTTTCCGCGCGGGCAGGACTGTCGTCCGGGAACGGATCATCGACCTCACGCCCGGGAGGCGGTTCGCCTACGAGACGCTGGAGAGCCCGCATATGGCGGATCACCAGGCGGCGATCGACCTTCGTGAAATCCCCGGCGGGGGAACTTGGATCCGTTGGCAGGGGACGTACTCAGTGCGCGGAATGGGGTTCCGGTCTTCGGAAAGTCAGGTTCGGCGCACGATGACGAAAACGGCTTCAGGGCTCGCCGAGTACGCGGCCGGTCGAATCATCAGGTGATATCGACGACGTCCTGTGTCTTCGGGCCTCGGCGGCTTCAGGCGAGAACGAAGTAGCGCAGCCACAGATAAGGTGCGGCGACAAGAACCGTGATCAGGGTGACGATGACGCCTTTTTTGGTGAATTCCCAGAAGGAGATGGGGCTCCCTGCGCGGGCGGCGATGCCGAGGACGACGACGTTCGCGCTGGCGCCGATGGCGGTGGCGTTGCCGCCGAAGTCCGCGCCGAGGGCGAGGGACCACCAGAGCGCTTCGGAATGGGTCGGGTCGGCGATGTCGTTGGTGAGTCCGAGGACGAGCGGGCTCATGGTCGCCACGTAGGGGATGTT contains these protein-coding regions:
- a CDS encoding SRPBCC family protein; translated protein: MRSYDVLAESVAPPAVVWAVLLDPGTWPAWSGAGELDVSGSAGLSSDERGKVSAIWAFRAGRTVVRERIIDLTPGRRFAYETLESPHMADHQAAIDLREIPGGGTWIRWQGTYSVRGMGFRSSESQVRRTMTKTASGLAEYAAGRIIR
- a CDS encoding ATP-binding protein; translation: MPTTPRSLVGGRDEITALLALVRAAERGEGGVLVLRGEPGIGESALLEHVEHAALHQLCLPVLAQLDTLSAHLRPLDHAGDAQAAVRARAVLDKAQGHGGIHFAGHYLQDIDSQESALTSAIATVRHLAPESPRLENLVHS